The Oncorhynchus gorbuscha isolate QuinsamMale2020 ecotype Even-year linkage group LG06, OgorEven_v1.0, whole genome shotgun sequence sequence gtgccacttgggagtcCCCCAAAGGAGAGCTACTACTAGAACAGGTCTCTCCTTTGGGGGCCCCTCCTAAACGTCTGTCTGTCCAAGGCCAATCATTATGGTGGTGGAAAAtatactcaattgtcatacttgagtaaaagtaaaaagtaaatgctatacatcaaattaattaagcaaaccagaagaCACACCTCAACACTCAAGACTTAATTTACAAATGCAGTATTTCTGTTtattgagtccaccagatcagaaaCAGTAGAGATGACAATGTGTTATATTAAtaggtgtgtgaattggaccatattgctgtcctgcctgagcattcgaaatgtaacaagtacttttggctgtcagggaaaatgcatgagagtaaaaagtacacattttctttaggaatgtagtggagtaaaagttgtcaaaaatataaatagtcaagtaaagtgcagataccccaaaaatctacataagtagtacttcaactgtaaagtttggtggaggatgaataTTGGTCTGCAACTTTTTTTCATGGTTCGCGCTAGGCCCCTTTGTTCCAATGCTGGGTAATATTagagctacagcatacaatgacgtaCGAGACGATTCTGTTCTTCcagaggaaggccctttcctgtttcagcatgactatGCCCCTGTGCataaagcaaggtccatacagaaatggtttgtcgagatcggtgtggaagaacttgactggtctgcgcagatctctgacctcaaccctattggacacctttgggatgaaatgaattggaacaccgactgcgagccaggtctaacCGCCCAACATCAGTGATCGACTtccctaatgctcttgtggctgaatggaagcaagtccacccaacaatgttccaacatctagtggaaagccttcccagaaaagcggaggctgttatagcagcaaaggggtgacctactccatattaacgcccatgattttggaatgagatgatcaaatagcaggtgtccacatacctttggtcatgtagtgtatgtgtgtgaatgagGCAGAATTGATTGTGTTCTGTGAAACAAACTAATGCCCCACCAGACTGTGATGAACATGTAGATACAGTACTTCACTGTTGCTCTCTGATTTTCAGATAAGGACATCGTGTTATGGTGACGTTAGAGCTGGTACTATGTTGGGTAATTTATAGGAACTAAACAGCAGTATAATTTCTAGTATTTCTCCCCTTCCCCCAAAATGAAGATGGATATGACGTTGAATCTTGGTACAACAAGCACTGTGACCAGAGTAATAAATGTGACATTTTGAATTGCTCTCAACCCTACACCTTGTAATAATATTTTTGTTTAGTCAAACCCTCTTAATATTCCCACGGGCAtccattgtaaacagagattgaGTTAATGCGTGGTCTAAGCTATGCATTAAACCATAGTCTGTAAACTGtcttttcattaaaaaaataGTAAATGTGATTGCCAAATTATTTCAAGATTATTGCTATTATTTGAAACAGCTGAGTATTTAACTCTTTATCCAATGTTATCACCAGTGCCAGAATTCTCAGAAATAAAAGTGTCAAAGAGCTCTATTCAGTCCCTATCAGTgtacagcgtgattgaaatttaaaggcaatgttcctgcaTTCTCGGAGACtacattcacggtaaacgctgcatatatCCTCAATgggaaatgacctttacatttctatcacACAATTTGTAACGCTTAAGCGACTGAATAAAGCCCAAGGTCTCTGTTATCAACTCATTAGATACAGTATCAGCTACCCATTATAACTATTTTCCAATTCTGCAatgtggtctcagagcattttatattattctgtatgtaaatccgagacactccatttagtatgatatgttatgtttcgtaTGGTACGTAAATATTTTTTGGTCTATGAGACCAGTATGCATTATTATGTATTAATTATCTGCCCCAAACTAGAAGGCAAAAGCCCACCTGACCTGTTTTTAGCGATAAACACATACCGTCTGAAATTATAGATTGAATTGGTAACGTGCAAATGGCCTATTTGAGAAAACATAACAACGATAACCTTGTGTTTGGTTTTCTGATCTGCTGTCATTTGTAGCAATTGATTTAGTAGTTAACTATAAAGTGCTATCGCCATGAGTTACTCATGAAGTGCACCTTGGCTTGAGCACCATAATCAGGACTGGTCTCCCAGGTGAAATATCTATGGGTCAAAGGATGCAGGGCAAAGTCCTGCCCAGGTGGCTACTGTCCAAAAGCACATCAGAGTCATTTCACATATTACTATCAGtagtacagcaccagtcaaaagtttggacacacctaatcattcagtGGTTCTTCTTTAttatgactattttctacattgtagaataataatgaagacatcaaaactatgaaataacacatatggaatcatgtagtaactaaaaaaaagTCTTAAAAGTAgccttcttcaaagtagccaccctttgccttgacagctttgcacactcttggcattctctcaaccagcttcacctggaatactgttccaacagtcttgaaggagttcccacatatgatgaGCACTCGTTGGCTGCTTATCTTTCActttgtggtccaactcatcccaaatcatctcaattgggcagctgtcaggtgattgtggaggacaggtcatctgatgcagcactctgtaactccttcttggttaaatagcccttacactgccTGTAGGtgagttgggtcattgtcctgttgaaaaacaaatgatagtcccattaagcccaaaccagatgggatggtgtattgctgcagaatgttgtggtagccatgctggttgagtgtgccttgaattctaaataaatcactgacagtgtcatccagcaaagcaccccccacaccatcacacctcttcttccatgcttcacggcggGAACctcacatgcggagatcatccgtctcacaaagaaccaaaaatctcaaatttggactcatcagaccaaaggacagatttccactggtctaagtccattgcttgtgttttttggcccaagcaagtctcttcttcttattggtgtcctttagtagtggtttctttgcagcaattcgaccatgaatgcctgattcagtctcctctgaacaattgatgttgagatatgtctgttgcTTAAACTCCattaagcatttatttgggctgcaatttccgaGGCTGGTaacactaatgaacttatcctctgcagcagaggtaactctgggtctttctttcctgtggcggtcctcattagagctagtttcatcacagtgcttgatggtttaagcaactgcacttgaagaaatgttaaaagttcttgaaatgatccttattgattgaccttcatgtctcaaagtaatcatgtcttaaagtattaAGGCCATCTCCTGTACACCaccccaccttgtcacaacacaaccgattggctcaaacacattaagaaggaaataaattccacaaaataacttttaacaaggcacacctgttaattgaaattcattccaggtgactacctcatgatgctggttgagagaagtgTGCAAAGATGttgtcaaggtaaagggtggctactttgaagaatctcatattaactatattttgatttgtttaacacttttttggttactacgtgattccatatgtgttatttaatagttttgatgttttcattatgattctacaatgtggaaaatagtaaaaataaagaaaaacctttgattgactaggtgtgtccaaatgtttgattggtactgtatacatTTATACAACCTCCCATAAACTAGCTACAGCAAAAGAACACAACCCTCCAGGGGAGACCAATCTACTGTACCCTTTAGCTTCCATTTATGCGTTATCAATCACAGGGCACCTAGTGCTTATGAGCGTTGGGCCAGACACCGAAAGTtctctggtttgaatccccgagccaacTATAGAAACATCTGTTGATGTTTAAAGGTACCTAACAGTAATTgctcttgtaagtcgctctggataagagcagctgCTAAACGTAATGACCAggtattgagttgcaccccccccaccccctttgccctcagagcaACCTCAGtttgtcggggcatggattctacaaggtgtcaaaagcgttccatagggatgctggcccatgttgactccaatgcttcccacagttgtgccaagtttgctgggtgtcctttgggtggtggaccattcttgctACCCACGGCAAACTGTTGAGTGTGACTAACATagtagtgttgcagttcttgacacaaaccattgtgcctggcacctactagcataccccgttcaaaaggcatttgaatattttgtctttcccattcacccatgtctcaattgtctcaaggcttcaaatccttctttaacctgtcgacctccccttcatctacactgattgtagTGGACTTAACAAGTGATATCATAACttacacctggattcacctggtcagtctatgtcataaaGAGCAGGGGGGTAGGGGGTACAATTCAATATTAGGGAGGTGTTCCTATTGTTTAGTATACTCGGTGTATATATAGTGGACACTCACGTTTTGGTGATGTTTTCCTACAAGATGTGCAGGCTTACACCACATGATACAGTATCACCGAAACAGAGACTGGTTAACTCCATAAAGCCAAAGCAAACTTGGAGAATTACAAACATGTTACAAATAGGTTATATATGTCTTACAGATAGATATGTtaactgtgttagagctgtgtggcTTTCATAGTTTCCTTGGAGGTCTCTTGCTGCTCATCGTCTCTGGTTAGGACTGGGTTATCATATATCTCCagactcttcttcctctcctgcaaaCCCTTCTCTTCATCGTCAGTACTCTGGCAGCacttgcagcagcagcagcagcagcagtgagcGCCGCAGAAGGCCATGCCTGATGTCACCACACGGTCCCAGGGGGCCATGGAGTGCAGGGGGCGGGGCAGGAAGTCCCAGTCACGCAGCCCGCTGGGCAGGTACTGGGGACAACGTGCCTGCATCAGGTTAACAACGATGATGAAGATGGCGAGGACAACGATGGGTACGGACACCCCAACCAGGACTTGCCAGCCGGCCAGGGAGAGCCCCAGGATGGTCAGGGGCATGAGGAGGAAACAGAGTAAGAGGTAGAGCGCTGCGAACCAACGGTACTTGGCTGTGCGGTTCCCCAGGGCTCTGGCCAAGCGGATGGGGATCCGAGTGAAGGGGATGGGGTACCACAGCAGAATCCCCGCTACGTTGAAGAAGAAATGGCACAGTGCAACCTGGAAAGGGGGAGATGCAAACAGGGTGAGTAAGACTTCAATAACACTGATGCatagagagagtggacagagagcAATATGAAACTGACATGAAAATAAACGATTACTACAACAAACCTGCAGTGAGTTGGCCAGTGTTTCTCCGGGAGCAGCCATAGCAGCAAGAATAGCAGTGGTAGTTGTGCCGATATTTGAGCCCAATGTCAGAGGATAAGCTCTCTCAAGGCTAATGACACCAATACCTGTTGGGTAATTGAGAGAACGATTACATAATACTGAAATAATACTTGAGTATATGCTCTCTACATTAGTCAGTAGGTCTGGATGCAATTGGAGACAGCTAAAGGTAAGTGGATAAAGGTAAGAAGCTACAAAACTACTCACCAACAAGGGGAGTGATTGCAGAGGTGaagacagagctgctctggaCAATGAAGGTCATTCCTGCTCCGACCATGATGGCAATGTAACCAGTGACCCAGCCAAAGGGGAAAGGGAAGTCTGAACAGACAAGACACAGCAGGTTAAGCATTTGCTTGGTGACCACAGTGAACGTTAGGATTACtttcaacatcaacatcaacgtGACTGTCTGGATCACAGCATAGTTGTACCTGATCTTGGTCCAGAGCATCTGAGGTGACCTTCAAGCTGCAGCGTGTCTGTACCAGTGTTGCTCATCAAACATCAAGATGTACCACTGCTGACTATCAAACAGGATGTATGTTCTACCAGCATTCTGAGTAGATTGAGAAGATAGCCAAATGTCTGCTCACCTGTGTTGATCACTTTCTTGATGACCACAGCCACCTGTCCCTTAAGCATGGAGTTGAGCAGCTTGACAATGAGGATGAGGCAGGTACAGAGGATAAGCAGGGATAGGGCCAGCAGAATGAGGCccacagccaggtcaggcaggttAGCATAAACAAAGATATGGTGGCCTGCATGGGAAGATGCcaaatattattgaagatttaaaTGGGACAAAGGGGCGATAACAATGAAAGATTAGAGAGAAGGTCATTAAACTTTAGTGAGATTAGAAAGACGGTAATAAATGTAGTGATTTTAGAGAGAAGATCATATGATTAGTGAGAAGGTAATTTTTCGGTCCTGACATGACTTCCACAGTTTTTATGGAATAGATAGGAAGAATGgtaatcacactccacactgccctttctcacctggacaaaaggaacacctatgggagaatgctgttcattgactacagctcagcgttcaacaccacagtgtccacgaagctcatcactaagctaaggactctgggactaaacacctccctctgcaactctgcatcctgaccggttgcatcaccgcctggtatggcaactgctctacatctacagaaggtagtgtgaaggcccaatacatcaccggggccaagcttcctgccatccataacctatataataggcagtctcagaggaaagcccataaaattgttatagactgttttccCTGCTAACTCACGGCAAGTGGTACCTGAGCACcatgtctaggaccaaaaggctcctcaacagcttctacgcccaagccataagactgctgaacaatttacATTGGCACACCAgcccctcccttttgtacactgctgctactcactgtttggttgttacctatgcatagtcatttcgaccccacctacatgtacagattacctcaactatccTGTActcccgcacactgactcggtaccggtgccccctgtatatagcctcgttattgttatacttatattgttattttttattatgactttttattttagtctacttggtaaatatttcttcttcttcaactgcactgttggttaagggcctgtaagtaaacatttcacggtaaagtctacagttgttgtattcggtgcatgtgaaaaataaagcttgatttgatttgattagtcaaCATGTTTTTCCCCCCATAGCTTCTACACTTAGCTCTGACGTGTGGTGACCCAATGTAGAGGGTTACATTACAACAGGATTTGGTCCAAGTCATAATGAGCGCAGTGACCCTTTCCCTTGTTTTGATTGGCTGACTTCAGATCCAAGCGCACATGTATTAATTTTGATTGGCTGTGTTAGACTTGGGAGCGCTGGCCCGTCATTTGGCCTTGGGCCACTAAGGTGCTTCAGCTGTCCAGGATGAATGGGCCTTTTGAGCAGGTGGAGAGGGTGGGGTATTTGAGCAGGCAGAGGGGGTGAGATGAGGATATGTGCCGAGTCACTTTATAGACTGAATGGAAGTCATTGTCCTTGTATCATGTGGTCTTGTCtggcagtgggggggggggggggttctcagcTTTCACAGAATTTTGGTTTAGCGTATCAGGCAATTCAAATTGCTCTGTCGAGACCTTTGGAGGGTCATGGGCTGTTCAGTGATTGTGCTGTACTTACATCTCTCTAGATTGATTGTTTCAGTGACATTTATCTGGGTCAATGTCTTGTTGCCTTCCACCCAACAGGGGGCACCGGTCGTGCAATTGGCAGCTGAGGGAACTGTTATATTCACAAGAGTCTAAAACAGAAGAGAATAAAAACAAAGATGACGGTCCagtgaccgctctaacaatgAAAATACACCTCCTCAGAGATGGAAGGCAGGCAGGGGCAGGCGCCATCTTGTGAGACCATTCGAGCTTATGAGAGGGCAGTTACGCATGTGAACAACAGACACAACTCAACTTTTTTCAAGGTTGCTGAAATGCCGCAGGTGTCCACTTATATCAGTGTATTCGTAACAACCTAACCATTACGAAACGtgtatttgatcaaataagcctcacgtaGCAAATTAGCAATTACTTTTTCAACCCTCTCTCATTGATCTCCATCCAAAAATTCCTTATTTTCATGGACAAATTTTGGACAGAGTAAGGattcgcctctccctctctgataaAACACAAGCCAATACAGATAAAAGGCACAGTAATTATGGCTATCACTAAGTAATTAAAACCTATGGAAACAATGACCTTAATGACATTATGACTGGTAAAGAAGCAGAATTGTATTAAGAAAAGACCACCTTCATGATGACATGATATAGTATCAGTAAGGCACTGGAACTTATAAGCAGAATCACTCTGGCCAAACTACAAGATCTATCAAACATTAACCCTGAGAAGAGAGCTTAAGAGATAGCACTCTCACGTATACTACAACATTATCTTGTTTTTACTGTCGGAAAACTCATAAATCATCAATCATCACAAACTTATAAAAATAGCCCGTTGTTTGACTTATCTGATTAGTAATTGCTGGTcattggaggctgctgaggggaggacgactcataataatggctggaaccgAGTTAATGGAATGGCatgcatttgataccattccactccacCCATTActacgagcccgtcctccccaattaaggtgccaccaacctcctgtgttgcTGGTGTGACAGGCAGTGTtagggagtagtgaactacaatGTAGTTCAACAAATAATTGAATTgcattttgcagtagcttggcGGTAGTAGAACTATATTCAAATCTAGGTAGTGTGTTCTGTAGATAATTACTTTATTGCCGTGTAACTGTGTAACTagctactggaactacacactactttttTGTTGCTAAAAGAAAATAAAGTGAAGTACGCAATCATTTCCTTTCATGTTCCGTATCAAACCTCTTTAATTCTCACATGAAAAATATCTTTGTGTTCAATAGGCTAAATGACACATTCTGTTATTATGACCCCAAAGTGATGTGTCCTGCAATTTGTAGAGATTTACATATGATAATTTGTCAATAAGTCATTTCCAAAGTACATTTACTTCAGCAAACTATTTTTCATAAGGGCAGTGTGAAATAATTGGCATCTTGGTAAAGTAtatttcagagtagcttccccaacactggtgACAGGGTCACCATTAATCTAAACATCTTACCGTGATTTTCTCTGTTTTGCACCAGATTTTGATCAAACTCTTGTTTCTGGCTGCTGGGTCACCGGTGGCAATGTCACTGATTACATTTTTGTCCAGCTAGAGGAAAACAAAGGTTTCAGACTAGTTAAAGATGATTTAAAACCTACTAAACTTCTTCATCAAGTCAAATGTAATATTAAGCAGATGTTTCATCAATGTTTCAGACATGTTTCAGGGTTGTATAGGTACTGTATCTTgctagctatataaatacattcgaATAACTTTCACTTCTCATATTGCGTATTTTGCTTATAAGGTGAAATGAGATTAATCACATGAATTGCGATGGTAAAACGCTGATCCTACCTCTATGATGGCGTCGGTGAGAGGGTCTGTGATGACGTTGAGCAGGTCAGGGGCGTTGTTTCCCCCCTGGATGTTGAAGGAGTCGATGATGATCTTGGTGAGTTTGTACAGGACACCAGTAGCTGCCTCCAGAGGCAGCAGGATTAGCACAGACAGCCAGTTGAAGAAGTCATGCACCGTGGCACCAGCAAACGCCCTGGAGGAAATAACACTAGGTTACACAGCTCACAATTTACCAAGCTTGATATTTTATTTCCCAGAAATGTTGCTCATTACCAACCAGCAAATTTCAATGTCTTTTTTATGGTGCAAAATTGTGAAGTATACTTCTATCAATTGAGGCTGTTTAGAAACGTCTTGAGCTGACTGACAGTCGTTTTGCTATGGCTGTATTCATCAATCGAGCAAGAAGACAATATTTTGAATAATGTAGTCATGTTCATATACAAATTTGATGATATCATAGTGAATTGACCTTCTTTATTACTTTACCCAAAATATCATGACATTAGTGATAGTCAAAATGTGTCAAATTTGTGACTGTATAAATCAACATTTTGTCCATTTAAACAGCCTGTGTCCAATCCGCTGTGAAAAGGGTGCTTTTTCTTGGTTCTACTGACGTGCTTTGTGTCTGTATCTGACGTAAAAGAGTGTTTAACGTCCACACAAAATTGCTTTACTTATTTTAGGTTTAAGGAAGTGTGTAGGTCACATTCTTTATCGTACAGCAATAAAGTGtatataaattaaataaataatttcaATATATGATCAGTAACTACCAGTAAATATAATGCCTGAATTCAAGCACTGTAGTGTTATGAATCTTTAGAAAGTGATTCAGTTAGATGTACCTGCGGAACTCATTTCTGTCCCCAGCCTGCATCATGGCCACAATGGTGTTGGTGACTGAGGTTCCAATGTTGGCTCCCATAATGACTGGCACTGCAGACTGGACCTCCAGCACTATGATAAACatacagagtgagtgtgtgtgtgtgtgtgtgtgtgtgtgtgtgtgtgtgtgtgtgtgtgtgtgtgtgtgtgtgtgtgtgtgtgtgtgtgtgtgtgtgtgtgtgtgtgtgtgtgtgtgtgtgtgtgtgtgtgtgtgtgtgtgtgtgtgtgtgtgtgtgtgtgtgtgtgtgtgtgtgtgtgtgtgtgtcccatgagtacttgtatgtgtgtgtatactcacATCCAGAAGACACCATGCTGACCACAATAGAGGAGGACGTGCTAGAACTCTGGACTAATAATGTGACCAGCACTCCAATCACCAGGCCAGCCACAGGGTTGGACAGCACCGCATTGTCCTGGAAGATGTCCCCAGCTGCCTTACCTATGCAGACACAGCTTAAAGGTAAGGCCAAATTCATCATGAAAACGTTCCATAAACACTTTCATATCCATAAACATCCCATATTTAGATATTTTGTTATGGAATGACAGGACAATTGTAATTGTGAATAATAATTAGAGTATCATCAAATTAGTAGAGTTAAAACCTAAGAAGTGACAAATACAGTCGGTCCTTATCAGGACCTGGTTGAAAACAAACATACGCTTTtatactttgatttgattttgactctACATTATATCATATGATTGGATTGGATTACGTGCATCAACAAAGATTCAGTAAGATATGAAACCATAATATTCATTTCGTCaactctgacagagagagagagagagcagggtttaATGTTACCTCCAACTAGCTGGAAAGCAGAGCTCAGGACGTCTAGAGAGCAAACGAACATGTAGAGAAATCCAACCAGCAGAATGAACTTGACAATGGCAGTCAGAACCCGCAAAACCTTCCCTTTGGTATCCAACTCTGTTTccaaagagagagatatgagactGGATGAGGAACCAGATTTTGGTTGGTGTAGTCACACAGGTTCTCACTTAAAACATCTACATGTTTATCTCAGTGAAGGGTAAAGAAGTGCACTTTgttaggaatagggtgccatttgagaaacAACCATAATCTATCTCACCTGACCACTTGAGTCCATTGTCCTGCAGTTCAGGGAGATTCCAGGGGTCATCCTCATACTTGTCCTCTGTAGAATATGCTGGCAGGACGACTGAGTCTTTGGGTGCCGTATCTGCATCATTTGTGGGATTAGGAGAATTGTGAGTGGATGTTGCCTCTGTGTGTGGTGCTGCCTGGTGATGAGGTGTAGATGTCAAAGATAGTAAGGAGTAGCCAACTGTACATACCAAAAGTGGGAGACAAGGTATCTCTGACTTCTGGACGAGGAGCCATTGCCCTACGGCAAATATGATGTACTTTACTTTGAGGTAAACCATGAAGAACATTTACCGCGGCAAACCATCAAAGTATATCGGAATAAGGCTAAACAGTTTTAACTTGAATTAATCTATTGTTATTAAAAAAGTAGGATTATTCCCAGAGGAAACAAAAACACAGTCCTTTTATATTGAATCCTCTATGAAAGAGTTCCTGAAACGTTTATTTGTTCATCCTCCAATGCATAGCCAAGCAATCTTGTGCCTGTCACAAGATGTTACAAAATAGGAGAATTTCTCCTTTCAATTATGGTCAATTATTCCATGGAAATAACTCATCGTGATGTTGCTTTTCACGTCCACATCGATAACGTCCACAGAGACATACAGATA is a genomic window containing:
- the LOC124037831 gene encoding sodium-dependent phosphate transport protein 2B-like isoform X1, yielding MAPRPEVRDTLSPTFDTAPKDSVVLPAYSTEDKYEDDPWNLPELQDNGLKWSELDTKGKVLRVLTAIVKFILLVGFLYMFVCSLDVLSSAFQLVGGKAAGDIFQDNAVLSNPVAGLVIGVLVTLLVQSSSTSSSIVVSMVSSGLLEVQSAVPVIMGANIGTSVTNTIVAMMQAGDRNEFRRAFAGATVHDFFNWLSVLILLPLEAATGVLYKLTKIIIDSFNIQGGNNAPDLLNVITDPLTDAIIELDKNVISDIATGDPAARNKSLIKIWCKTEKITTLVNITVPSAANCTTGAPCWVEGNKTLTQINVTETINLERCHHIFVYANLPDLAVGLILLALSLLILCTCLILIVKLLNSMLKGQVAVVIKKVINTDFPFPFGWVTGYIAIMVGAGMTFIVQSSSVFTSAITPLVGIGVISLERAYPLTLGSNIGTTTTAILAAMAAPGETLANSLQVALCHFFFNVAGILLWYPIPFTRIPIRLARALGNRTAKYRWFAALYLLLCFLLMPLTILGLSLAGWQVLVGVSVPIVVLAIFIIVVNLMQARCPQYLPSGLRDWDFLPRPLHSMAPWDRVVTSGMAFCGAHCCCCCCCKCCQSTDDEEKGLQERKKSLEIYDNPVLTRDDEQQETSKETMKATQL
- the LOC124037831 gene encoding sodium-dependent phosphate transport protein 2B-like isoform X2, which gives rise to MFVCSLDVLSSAFQLVGGKAAGDIFQDNAVLSNPVAGLVIGVLVTLLVQSSSTSSSIVVSMVSSGLLEVQSAVPVIMGANIGTSVTNTIVAMMQAGDRNEFRRAFAGATVHDFFNWLSVLILLPLEAATGVLYKLTKIIIDSFNIQGGNNAPDLLNVITDPLTDAIIELDKNVISDIATGDPAARNKSLIKIWCKTEKITTLVNITVPSAANCTTGAPCWVEGNKTLTQINVTETINLERCHHIFVYANLPDLAVGLILLALSLLILCTCLILIVKLLNSMLKGQVAVVIKKVINTDFPFPFGWVTGYIAIMVGAGMTFIVQSSSVFTSAITPLVGIGVISLERAYPLTLGSNIGTTTTAILAAMAAPGETLANSLQVALCHFFFNVAGILLWYPIPFTRIPIRLARALGNRTAKYRWFAALYLLLCFLLMPLTILGLSLAGWQVLVGVSVPIVVLAIFIIVVNLMQARCPQYLPSGLRDWDFLPRPLHSMAPWDRVVTSGMAFCGAHCCCCCCCKCCQSTDDEEKGLQERKKSLEIYDNPVLTRDDEQQETSKETMKATQL